GTGCTTGCCTCCACTTCCTCTCAACACCATCTCACCATCTCCATTCTCCGAAAGACTCTTCCATCCTTTAAGACCCATCTTGAATGGTAACTACCAAACAGAAGCATTTCCTGGTCCCACCTCTCCACCCCCACTGAAAACGTGGCGGTGGCTCACCCTCACTTGGACAGCCCAGCATGTCCTTCTCTATTGACAGCCCAGTCTCTTCTCTGTGACTTTCTGATTGCCGTTACAGTCTGCCTTATGAGTTGCATCTGTTTTCCTCCCCTAAATTATACAGGAGAGCCTTCTGGATTGTAACCTCTTTGACAGCAAAAGCATTGAGTTACTTAAtgcttttttactattattaattaATAGTAATTCATCCTTGAATTACTCCCCCAGGACTTCACCAAGCCATGCATATACTAGacactaaataaataatttttaaaaattttctcttgtCTTTGTCAGTTCCCCTTGAATTCAGTGTGAAGTGCTATACTGGCACAAGCATAGTTCACAATCCTAACAAGTATTCAGTcctgttgcttgtttgtttatacaGTGAAGAGATGGTTTTCTGGAGGGTCCTTTCAAAGGCACCATCCTTATCTCTGCCCAGTGACAGGCTAGCCTTTGGAAGCCATGCTTTACTGATTTCTCTGGCCAAGAAAGGCTCCATGTTGTATCAAAGCCAAGTCTGTCAAAATTGTGACTTCTCTGCACCCACACCTGAATCTTCATAATTCTCCAAAACCacagaaatatatatgaaaacttcCAACAGGACGGGGGAATGTTTGCCAACTGTGGGAAGATAAATGACCTGGAGACTTCATGCTCCAAAGACAGATTGCTGGATTTCTGGTTCAACGTAGCAAAAGAGATGctgtttatttgtctgtttgtttgtttcattgccAGAAAGTTATGGGTCACAACATTTAATTTGATTAATTCCAAAAGGAAACCTTAGGAGAAACTGTGGGAGGCTCGATAAAATAAGTATGTGCAATTGTtaagacaggaaaggaaaaaaaaatgactttcatCAGAGCCCACAAAGATCACTTCCAGTCCCAAACATGGGTCCCCAGAGATAGCCTGGAAGCCAAATTATTGTCAAAGAGATGCTTACCTTTTACAACAgctcacagcaaaagaaaacatatagCTTAACATCTCTCCCACAATtcacctttctgttttttttttttttttcttttattctctctctctctcttcctttccctttccccctGCCTTATGTTACTCTTCCCAGTCTGAGCTCTTCTACCAATTAGATATGTATCATTGGATGAGTCACTTGAACTTCCTAAGCCCCAGTATGCTCAAACATCTAAGCAAAATGAGGTGTTTATATTACATTATTAAGATTCTTTTACTTCTGAGCGTGAATATAAATGCAAGTTTGCTCTATCTGCTCCTATACAATTGGTCATATTAGTGCTCTAACTTATTTGTTTCTAAGGTGATGAACTGTGGTTTCAGCCTGCACAAAGAACAAGCTAATTTGTTGGTGGATCCTATGAGGTTCCATCTTTTGGAAAGGTGAGATCAAATGGCTAAGTGAAGTCACTTGAGCCAAAGATAAATGGGGTGTCACACAGATTGACACAGACCAGAGGAATCTGTTTTGAAACTTCACTGAACAGCTAATTAATTGGCCAACTTGGCCATAACTTCAGCGTTTTCTCTTTAACTGCACAatctaggggtgtgtgtgtgtgtattcaaattccattgtataaatttgAGAATCCTAGACTATCATGTCTGGTCAGAACATTTATTATCCTCATATCACTTGAGAAAACTGAGAGTCAAAAATATAAAGAGGTCTTTCAGTTGGTTAGCATAGGAGACAAGACTGGGGCAGGTACTCATAACCCTGCTAAACCACACAGCAACCATTAGCTAATTAATCTTTCACTTCCTCCTACAGGATGACCCAGAATTCAACTTGGATTAAGGTTAAACAGACCACACTTCATCAGCTTTCCATTTTttactcttccttctttcctggttTTAACTTTCTCCTCCCatgagtcctctccttttttctattccagttttagaaaactttcctcaCACATGTTTCTTTTGTATGGTTTTCATGACATTTTGTCCATGTGGTTAATTCCCTCATCTGAATGACTGCTTTGAGGAgacttttgtattatttttggctTGGGCATCCATTTCCTGCCTGTGAGTGACAACAGAGACTGCCTCCCAAAATGCCCACAGTGCTGTTAAGAGGAGCTGGCATAGGGTAAGATAGAGCCACAAGGAGAGGTGGAGTCAGCCAGGCTCAAGGGAATCCAGCTACATACATGGCAGGACTCTGATATCTGAGAGGTGAGCTAAGAATGAATTCTCAGCATCCATTCATCATGAGGAAAGTACTTGACATTGGGGACTCAGGATGGCAACCTTGACTAAGAATGGCATTGGACTAAGAGGTAACAGGTATAAACTTACACTTCTCACTGTTTCTCCAACATCTGATGGGAGCCTGGACAGCAGTGGTCAAAATGCCTGAAGTTCCTGGCATAATTTTTGGTCAAAGTATGCAAAGATTGTTTCCAAGAGGTTGGAACAGGAAGAACATCATTCACACTAGAGACCTCTTCCACCGCCTCATGAGAACTTGGCTCGGAGAGCATATAGCATCATTCTGACTATGTATTGTCACCCTTGGACAGGTTTACTCTCTCGGAATCTGCTGCATGTCAGGGTGCGTGAGATGGTGGTACCTGGTGGGAGAGCAGCACAGGTGAGGGCCAATAAGGCTTCTCCCAACTCTGAGAGTCTGTGGATTACACCTTCCCACTATTTATCCATTATTTGGCCCCAAGCAAGCATTTTTGTAAGTGAAGATTTACCAGATGGTGTGCATTTAGAAAATAGGTCAAAAGAGTCACTGCCTTTTGAAACCAAAGAAGCAGTAGGACAGAAGGAGTAAAATACAGGAAAAAGGCAAGGAGTCTATGTAATTTCTTAGATCTAGGTATGTTGTAAGGGGGCTAACAAGACAATGCATCCATCTGCTGGGGCAGGGGGATGGAGGATGGAGGATGAATGACTTTCCAAGCAGGAAAGAGGAAATGGAGTATGCAACTGCTGCTATTGCTAAATGGGGTCTCTAATTCCTCTCTCCATAATGGTAATGACTTCCATTTATATGATGCCTTTCATCAGTTCTGATCTGAGGGAGCGCTTAAAGTCCTCTTTTCACTCCACTCCTAAATCTGGTCCTCAACAGGGTAAAGAATGATATCTGTATTTATGCCATATCTATTTTGGAGAAGAGTAGCTCATGTGAAATTGGACATTAAGATGCTATGGAAATGAACccagaagggagaaggaagaggtagAGGAAGAGAAGGTGTGGAAGGGAAGATGCTTATTTCTAATCATGACCTTCAGTACCATCCAGCTGAACAGACACCTTGACTTGGATACTCTGAAAGATCTTAATGCCTCCAGTAACCTCAGCTTCATCCCATCTGTCTCCCAGCTTTTAATGGGACTTGGCACTCTTTGGAGTGTATAATATTAAGGTGAATGCATTGGGTTCCAAGTGCTACTAaggacatttttttcctgatgCTTTAGGGGTTCAGGAATAGAGGGGACATTTAGGATATAGGCAAGGAGAGGCCAAGGTTTGGAAGGAAAGGGAATGATAAGGAATCTGGTCTGTTCCAGTAAGATATTCAACAAGATGTGTAGGCATAACTCATATAGACATAGAAGCCACTAACAATTAAGATTCatgaaaatgttcagaaaaaaaaaagaaaaaccgcaTACAACACAAAAATAAGCACAAAGCAGTGGCACAAATAACTCAGGGAACTGGATTTCAGTAAGGACAGAAGTGGAAACCCTGTCAACGTATATATCAATATTTCCAGGCTGATATTTAGAAAAGTTTAGGCCATAAGAAATCCTCCTTCATTGGTTGGGAACTGAATAAAGGGATGTCTTTTTGTCTTAATTACTCTCTTCTGCACTTATCACATAATCACTGTGCAGATGCCCTAGGGGAAAGCATGTAATCAGAGGATAGATGGGATTCTGAGAggaagggtggtggtgggataTAGGGACACTGGGCTGGGGACCAGGGCCTGTGTTCTAGACTTGGCCTTAACTAGTTGGGTGACATGCAGTTGAGTTGCAATGCAGTGGGCAAAGCCCTGGGTTTAGAATAAAAAGTGACAGCTTTCTGAACTTGGACAGGTCACTtgatctctgagcctcagtgtcctgatccataaaatgggaatgaaaatatttctcttctaAGATTGCAGGAAGGATGTTATAAGAAATACATGTGAAATGGCTTTAAGAATTGAAACATGTCATACAGAAGAGGTCTGGCCCAACTCTTTGAGTTACAGATTGGCAGATAGTACCCCAGAGAGGTAGGATACCATGCCTAAGGTCATAACAGAGTTGGGCGCAGTACTCAATTCCTAGGCTGAATCCAGCTTTCCGTGGATGGCTGCAAAACAAGTAAGAAGGGGAGGGAGAATTTTAAATGAAGTAACGACCACCTTGTGAATGCAAACACAAGGAATTTTGTATGGCTAGAGTATGGCCGCACTCAGAGACACAGTGACCGGATGAACCCCTAGCTGGCAAAATTCAACCAGAACCCAGCTGTAATACGGTCCAGACACGCAGACGTCCCAGTAAGACTGCTGAGAACCCTAATGGCAACAATGGCTGGTTTTAGCTTCTGAGACCTTGTTTCCCAGGTCTGTTAACTTACGATTCTTGCTTGTAGGTTCTCAGCAATAACATACCGCCATTGCTTTCTAGCTAAACAATgccaaggaaatagaaataagaatGCCCTCTGTCATGGATAGTTCTGGTTCTATGGATAAATTCCACCACACTGAAAGAGAAAGCAACAGTACTTCTCATGTGAAAGTTTAATCTTTTAGCAACTCCTGTCTGGGTGGGCTTAATTTAGGCTttgcacaaaaaacaaacaccttcAACAAAGTCTGATGATCAGAAatggggaaacccagaagagcaCATCCACTTGGGCAGACATGAAGTGTGGGCCATTCCTGCACCTTAGCAAGTGCAGGAAACATGACTGCTAATTGGTCTCTTCATTAACCAAGGAGACCATCTACCACAACAGCAACTCAAAGCTGGGGGTGATTTGGAGCAATATTTAAGTAGCTTTTAACTCATaatcatatttctttctttcttccttccttccttccttcctttctttcttgatagatctttattggagtacaattgcttcacaatactgtgttagtttctgttgtacaccaaagtgaatcagccatatgcatacatatgtccccatatcccctctctcttgaccctcccacccaccctccctatcccaaccctctagaaaggaaaccataaacaagacaaaaagacaaccctcagaatgggagaaaatatttgcaaattaaacaacagacaaaagattaatctccaaaatatacaaacagctcatggagctcaatatcaaaaaaatgaacaatccagttaaaaaattggtggaggacctaaatagacatttcaccaaggaagacatacagatggccaagaggaacatgaaaagatgctcaacatcactaattatgagagaaatgcagatcaaaactacaatgaagtatcacctcaagccggtcagaatggccattatcaaaacatATTTCTTTTCGAAATCTGCTGGCCTAGAAAATGTCTCTAAATCCTCATGAATAGACTGCCTTCACCTTCACTAATTATGGACTCCGCATGAAGGGAGAAGACAAACAAGGGATACACATCATAAACAGAGGTGAAAGAGCGTACCCAAAGCTTATCAGGGGTGATCAGTCCTTTAAACCAGGCTTTGGCCAGAGGGTTTGTACTGTTTGGGGGTAGGGAGAGCACGAGGAATCCTTTTAGCTTCTGCAGCTCCTAAGAAAGGAGTTTCTACCTTTTTCTTAGTAAATAACTACTTTGTTCTACAGGAGTCTTTTATCATCTGTGTGATGTGTGGACATGGACAAAGGGATATTTATGCAGAAGTGTGAGGCTTCCATGGCAAGGAAAGTTTATGTGGGTGGGCAGGTTAGCAAGGAAATCCTCCCAGCAACGGACAAGGAATGAGCTCTTCCTAGTAGCCACCAGCACTTCAATTTAGAGATTAGTGGGCAAATCCCATCCCCAGTGGATGTGCGAAGAGACACAGCGGTAGGTTCCAGCAGAGGCAGGAGGCTCACAGTGCCTTTCAGTcaggttccccccacccccacctttatGCAGGGAAATGACAGGTCAGGGCTTCACTTTAGGGGTCTACCAAGAGCTGCTTATCAAATGCCAAAAAGAGGACAACATGGCTTTGGGCTGTGGCTTCCTTATCAGGTAGACTTCAAGAGTCACTGGTCATCAGCTTCCAATGGCTCTCCTGTAGATGTTTCAACCTAGGATGTGTGACTTCTAGAGCTAGCATGTCAGGTAAACTAGATATTCATTCCCATCCAACTTTGACATTCTTGGGATCTTGTTGGTATTACTAGAGAGTTTTAGAGGTTTTATCCAACTAGCAAATTTACCATCAGATCAGATGAAGACTTAGGCATAGCGTCTTTAATTAAAAGCATAAAGGTAGTGGGTATGGTTGCAGTCTTGGCAGCTATTGGGGATGCCTCTGGGCCCACAGTTCTCAGGCAATGGCTCCaagaaaggaaagacagaaaataactgATTAAACAATGCATAAAATGTGCAGCAGACTCAAATTTGCAAGGAGACCTGTTTTCATTTGGTTTCTACCTCTCTGCAAACTAGTGAACGCAACGTGCCAAAGATGGCGGACTGCTGAAGGGCAGGGCCCAGCAATCAAGTAGCAAGACAGTCCAAGTTTGAAGAAAACTCGGCCTTACCTGGAGATAAGGAGGAGTCATAGGAACTTCTCTCCTTGCGGTTCATCTTGAAGGCTTGGATGTCCTTTTCCCTGTACGTCCCAAAGCCTTCATAGCTCCTCCTTTTACACCCACTCACATCACTGTCCCACTTGTCGTTCGGAGGGTTCATCTCACTGAACACATCCAGGCTCTCTGGTCTTGCACTGCTGCCGTCCCCGCCATTGCCAGAGTACCGTTTTGTGCACGAGTCCACAGGCTCGCTGCTCAAGTCACCTTTGTCCTTGGCCTGCGTCCAATGCTGGGCATCAGAAAGTGACAGCGTAGACAGGGTGTCCACCTCAAAGTTGTTCTTGGACACTTTGTGGCCGGCTTCACTGTGCTGGTGCTTCTGCTTCTCCTTATGCTTGTTTTTCTCACTCACAAGTGAGAGCTCTTTGTCTGCGCTGCTCAGTCGCTCGCTCAGGATGTGGCTGGAGAAGCCTGTGGCTTTGCCTGCAAAGAGACCACTCAGGTTGTCGTGGGTCCCCAGGAGCCGGTCTTCCTTGTGCTTATGCTTGTGTTTGTGTTTCCTCTTGTGGAGCCGACCACTGGACAGACCGGCACTGCCCACCTTGGGAGGATTCAGGGATGGCTGCCTGTCACCGAGGCCCATGCCCACGGGCCCCTGCAGGTGCACTCCATGCTTTGCTTTATGCTTAGCCGTACCAGACATCTTCACATGGGAGCTTGTGTGAAACTGAGGTGGTGGCACTGTTGGCCTCATGAATGGGGACGCTGCTCCGAGCGTGTGCGACAGGTACAGAGGAGCTGGGTACTGACTGTAATAACCAAGGTTCATCATAGGCATTGATGTGTAAGGCATTCCATAGGGTGCATAGTAACTTCCACTGGGAATAGGGTAGCTGAACCCTTGTAAAAAAGGCACCTTTGTCATGGTGTCATTGGTTTTTGCAGGCCTACCACGCTTCTTCTTTGACTTTAAGTCTGAAGTCCTACGAAGATAGAGCAACGGGTCATACTGGATATATGGCACCGGGTAATAGTGATCAAAATTAATCCGAAAAATGCTGGGATATGGATTCTCATGGTAAAAAGTATAACTCCGGTGAGAGATCCTGAACACTTGGAACTTGGTGATGAGCTCTTCCAGGTCTGCCAGAAACTGGAGATCATCACGGTTTTGCAGGCTTTTCCGTTTCCTCTTGTGCTTTGGCTTCTTGAGGCTTTCGTGGGCCAGAAAGTTGTCCACAATGAGATGCTTCTGCCGGTGGCCATGCCGGTTCTTTGTGCTGGTGTCAGATGGGATGGCCTCCGGGTTGTCCAGGGAGCAGAAATCAAAAGAGTACCTCCGTCGGGATTCGGAACTCTTCTCTGCTTGGTCAGACGTGCTGTTGTTGTCTGTCCCAATGCCACTGTCACTCGGGATCGTCTCCTCACTGTGGGACTCGCTCACAGGGGACAGTGTTATCTCCTTGAGTGACCCGATCTCGCAAAGGTGTGAAGGGGAGTTGGCCATCAGCCTGGGTGGAGACAGCTTCCAGGTCCCACTATGGATTCCCTTTTGGGTTTTGGTTGGAAGAGCACTGATGGGCTGGAGATTTGGCATAGTTTTCAACTCTGAAAAGTTGGTTTCAGTGCTGGCGGGGCTCAGGTTGCCATTGGACCCACCTAACTGTGTCGAAAGTGGGTGCATAGCTGCTGGTGAAGATGCCACAAGTGACTGAAAGTTGGAAGGCACGACGGGAACATCCGGCTGGCTAGAAACTGGCCTCGGGTGCTTGATGGCTGTTTTGGGTTCTTCGGATGGGTGTGGCAGCTCTGCCCTTGGCTTCCTGCCCCTCTTCTTGCCAATGTAGATGGTGCCCCTCTTACTGACATTTATCTGCTTGCCCAATTTGCTCTCGATTGCTGCTGCCCCAGGGCTGGTCTCTGGGGGAGCTTTGGCCTTCAGCGCAATGCTGCTGGAGCAGGACAAGATCTGGTTcaagatatttttccttttgagtgTTTTCATCTTATTGATAGTTTTGATGGTCTTCTTATCCAACACCCCAAGCTTTCCAACTTTTTTGTGAAATTTCATCTCACTCATGGGTTTGTCCTCTCCTGGCACTAATTGGGCCAACTTAGCTAAACTACGTcgtctctttcttttcttggttCCGGGAAATTCCCGGCTGATGGGACTGACTGGACTGGTGGAAGTCCCCTCGTGAATCGTCTCAACCGTGAGCAAAGGCTGCTTCTTTGGTCGTCCCCGCTTCTTTTTTACCGGCGTGATCACAGTAAGACTGTCTGTGTTGGTGTACAGAGGGCTGGACGGGGTTATGGGGTAAGCAGATGGCGGTTCCACCATCAGTTTATCGGAGGTGGCCATGACTGCCTCCCGAAGGAGACTGGTGGGTTTTGGTTTGCTGCACGTCCACCTCCGTTTTGCAGCGAATTTGGGGTGCTGGATTTCTGGCAGCTTTCTTGGAGAGTGATCTGTGCATGTTGGAGGTGTCATGACCATGGGTGGCTTCCGCTGCTTAGATACACCTCCAGGGACAACTTTCTCAGCATTTCCACCAGTTTCAAGGCCAGCTGAGGGGGACTCGTTCTCCATCATTTTACCCAACTTAGGGACACGGGGATCTTTCTTATTACCCTCAGGGTTGGAAAGTATCCTATTAACTATTTCGCTGCTCATAGTGATTCCAGAAGCCAGGGCTTTCTCTGGCATGATCTTTTCCACCACTGCTTTGATGGActgtctctttttcctcttaTGGCTGCTTGGATCTAGGCAGGGTGCCTTGATAGGGATAGTAATCCGGACATGGCTTGAGTCATTTTCAGGATTACTGACGGAACTCACATTCTGCCTGACTGGTGATGCCTCTTGGGCATTATCTGCAGAGTagccttcccttttcccttctgtattgtcaaatgctttctgagCATTCTTGACCCAGTCTAGGTCTGAGTTTGGTATGGTTTGACTTATCACATCTTTTTTACTGGACTTTTTCTTGCTGCCTATAGTAGCAGGTGGTTCTGGGGGCTCCTTTGCACCTCCTCCATCTTGATCTACCAAGGGCTGGAGCCCACTGCACTCAGCAGAGCTGCTGGGTGGAGCTGGTGAGCTGTGGTTGCTTGGAGATGGAACCACACCTCCCAAGAGCAGATCTTTGCTACTGTTGGACAACTGACTCCACGTGCTCCCTGCACTGCCTTTCTTACCCTGGGCCTTTGCAAAGGAAGCCAGGGGCTCAAGAGCTGGGATCTTGCTGGTGCTTGCAGTTTCTCTGCCAGACTCTGTACTGATGAAGCAATTCTGAGTGGCAGGTCCATTGTCAGAGTTGGTGGACCAGTCCACGTGGTTCTGGCTGCTGCTTTTTTGCTGGTGCTTTGGTTTTAAGGTGTCACCGGTGAAGTCCTGTGGGAGGCCTGGGTCATAATGGAGAGCTGAGTGTTTCTGTGGCCGCTCATAAGCCTAAGGGCGGGTGGAGtggacaaggagagagagagaaacaaagatcAGCATGTtgaaactatttaaaatttaatgtcaAAAGGCTTAATTATTCAAAAGTTGGAAACAGACACCTTTAATTCCAGAATGCTTTGTGAaggtttttttcaatttctttagtaAAAATACATTGTGTTGATTTTGAACATTAATAAGGATGCTATAATCGCTGTCTTTCTCCCCCTAGATAACAGGAACTTTAACCTATCTTGGTTTAATGCAATCTCAGAATAAGAACTGTTCAGAGTCAGGAGGGCCCCTAAAGGTCCCTCAGTCCAATGCttctattttccagatgaagacgCTAAAATTTCAGCCATGGAGAGTCCTGCCCAAGGTGGCAGAGTTCAGGAGAGCATCTGAACTTCCAGACTCCCTGCACTCGTTTCCCTAACTCCAGCTGCAGCTTATTTTTGCCCCAGCTTCTTCTCAAACACacatctttccctttcttctgcctACTGCAGTTCATTTCTGTTTGGAGTTTATCCTGGAGTTCAGCATCTCTGCACTCAAACAAGCAACTCATTAGGAACCACTGCAACAAGGAGAAAAAGCACAAGTTGAGGAATTAAGGGGGGGAAGTTTGATGACTGCGTGGGGAAAAGTGGGCCAGTCAAGGGCatagagaagaaatgaaaagaaggaaagaaacatggaAGAGCCCTCAAATCTCTGCCGACTCTAGGAGTGGTGCGTGTTTGGGAGTGAGCCCGCTAAGACATCCTTAAGCCCACATTAGGCCCTGACTATTCTCTTGAGAAAACGCGTGGATATTCTCAAAAGGaaccttgaaaaaagaaaaaaaagaaaaaaaaaaaaaaggaaacaagtcTCCTGGAcaaatgtgccaggaaaaaaaaatcattatcattCAAGATCACTCCATTGGACTTTGTCAGCTGTGTTTTTCCCTACATTGGCTCTACATGAATGTCTTCAGACTTTGCACCTTCCTTAGACTAACTCTTCGGCCAGCAAAGGCAGAACGTGTGCTAGAGACACAACATATCCAGCGTCTATAAACTCACAAAGTGAATGGATAGTGAACACACTGTTTTGAGATATTAAGCTATTTTTAATATAGATATGTTCACATTGTTCCAGAAAGATTTTAAGCCAGGCTACTAGTACAAAGAAAGCAGTCTTTAAAGCTTATTATAAGTCCTGTTTTATACACAGAGGATGTATTTCCCTAAGATTTGTTAAAGAAgggaaaatattagtaaattaagAAAGCTTTGATAATATCCCAACTAAGAAGTATATGATGATGGCTTAGTGAATTTAGGAAGTTTTAACCTATAATATGTATCTGTCTGTTTACctgtctgtgtatgtatgtatcgTATGTGTCTATCTAGCcggctagctagctagctatatatctatcacctatctcttctctgtcttttgtCATTGATGCTATAGGATTTATGCTTTATTAGAAAACATCTCTTATCGTCCCTGTTAAGAGTCAAAACGCAGATGGCAGAAAGAATTATGGGTAAAATTCAATATAGTAAAGCAACCAGGGTTTCATTCACACCAGTTCCTGGAATCCCTAGGGTTATTTTCTGCCTCCCTGATTTTGTGAAATCCTGTTTATACTTCCAATATTGAAGTGTATTTTTTAAGAATCATGAGAGAGCTTCCCCAAGCTAAGCCTGTTAAGTGCCcaggagaaaattaagaaaaaaaagtatttaattttttcttcatcttgCAGTTTATAGTAGAGACACTGCCATCATCAACATCTAGAGAACTAATCCTGACACTTGACTTTGGCCGCTAGGTATTACTGCTGTGGACATAGGCTCCATCTCATTTTTGGCAAAAATAGAGAAATCTTATTCATGGTATAAAATAGTAAATACAACTTATCTTTTATGAGTCAGGGCTTTGTTAATTTGTCATTTGTGCTTTGGATTTTAGTTGGCACTATGTGTATATTCACAGGATGACAGGCTAGAAGAGGGCTTGGAAACAAAATTTCCCACTTCTTTGGGTGACAAAATAATTGGTTGCTCACACTAGAACATTCTAGAGAGTTAGTGGTAGCACTTAATAAAAATTGTAGGACAAAAGTTTTAAGTTGTTTTGGACCTGGGCAAAACAGCACTCATAGCCACCCTCTCACCTCTACCCTTGTCATCAACCCCTCTCCACTTTTCCAGATCTGTATACTGAAGTACACAGAGGGGCTTCGTGGTAAAGCTGGAATCTTCACCCCTAATTCCCATCAGTTTTTCCCTATTGCTCCATCTTCTTATTCTTGACAACTAGTAGAGTCCTTCATTAACTTTTCTTTATGTTCTAATCTCAGCTCAATCCTAGTGAGGCCCCCTACCTTATAGAAATACTCCTATTATAAGTTTTCATGAAACCATGTATCTCATCTTTGTTGTACTTATcatagttttaaatttacatttgatTTTTGTACTAATTGAATTAGTGCCTGTCTCCCTTTCTAGCCTGTATACACCATCACAGAGATAccaagtacagtgcctggcaaatagtaggcgctcaataaacatttattgaataaatgaagga
This genomic stretch from Eubalaena glacialis isolate mEubGla1 chromosome 15, mEubGla1.1.hap2.+ XY, whole genome shotgun sequence harbors:
- the SETBP1 gene encoding SET-binding protein isoform X1, with translation MESREVLSGSRQRGSESEFLPVSSAKPLTAPGCAGEPLLSAPETGKGIPVGGERMEPEEEDELGSGRDVDSNSNADSEKWVAGDGLEEQEFSIKEANFTEGSLKLKIQTTKRAKKPPKNLENYICPPEIKITIKQSGDQKVSRAGKNSKATKEEERSHSKKKLLTASDLAASDLKGFQPQAYERPQKHSALHYDPGLPQDFTGDTLKPKHQQKSSSQNHVDWSTNSDNGPATQNCFISTESGRETASTSKIPALEPLASFAKAQGKKGSAGSTWSQLSNSSKDLLLGGVVPSPSNHSSPAPPSSSAECSGLQPLVDQDGGGAKEPPEPPATIGSKKKSSKKDVISQTIPNSDLDWVKNAQKAFDNTEGKREGYSADNAQEASPVRQNVSSVSNPENDSSHVRITIPIKAPCLDPSSHKRKKRQSIKAVVEKIMPEKALASGITMSSEIVNRILSNPEGNKKDPRVPKLGKMMENESPSAGLETGGNAEKVVPGGVSKQRKPPMVMTPPTCTDHSPRKLPEIQHPKFAAKRRWTCSKPKPTSLLREAVMATSDKLMVEPPSAYPITPSSPLYTNTDSLTVITPVKKKRGRPKKQPLLTVETIHEGTSTSPVSPISREFPGTKKRKRRRSLAKLAQLVPGEDKPMSEMKFHKKVGKLGVLDKKTIKTINKMKTLKRKNILNQILSCSSSIALKAKAPPETSPGAAAIESKLGKQINVSKRGTIYIGKKRGRKPRAELPHPSEEPKTAIKHPRPVSSQPDVPVVPSNFQSLVASSPAAMHPLSTQLGGSNGNLSPASTETNFSELKTMPNLQPISALPTKTQKGIHSGTWKLSPPRLMANSPSHLCEIGSLKEITLSPVSESHSEETIPSDSGIGTDNNSTSDQAEKSSESRRRYSFDFCSLDNPEAIPSDTSTKNRHGHRQKHLIVDNFLAHESLKKPKHKRKRKSLQNRDDLQFLADLEELITKFQVFRISHRSYTFYHENPYPSIFRINFDHYYPVPYIQYDPLLYLRRTSDLKSKKKRGRPAKTNDTMTKVPFLQGFSYPIPSGSYYAPYGMPYTSMPMMNLGYYSQYPAPLYLSHTLGAASPFMRPTVPPPQFHTSSHVKMSGTAKHKAKHGVHLQGPVGMGLGDRQPSLNPPKVGSAGLSSGRLHKRKHKHKHKHKEDRLLGTHDNLSGLFAGKATGFSSHILSERLSSADKELSLVSEKNKHKEKQKHQHSEAGHKVSKNNFEVDTLSTLSLSDAQHWTQAKDKGDLSSEPVDSCTKRYSGNGGDGSSARPESLDVFSEMNPPNDKWDSDVSGCKRRSYEGFGTYREKDIQAFKMNRKERSSYDSSLSPGIPSPHLKVDQTAAHSKNEGSASTMMTRKKPAAVDSVAIPPAPVLSLLAASAATSDAASSSLKKRFKRREIEAIQCEVRKMCNYTKILSTKKNLDHVNKILKAKRLQRQSKTGNNFVKKRRGRPRKQPTQFDEDSRDQMPVLEKCIDLPSKRGQKPSLSPLVLEPAASQDTIMATIEAVIHMAREAPPLPPPPPPPLPPPPPPPPPPPPPPLPKTPRGGGKRKHKPQPVAQPPQQPPPQQPLPQEEEVKAKRQRKSRGSESDVLP